A stretch of Myxococcus virescens DNA encodes these proteins:
- a CDS encoding RecQ family ATP-dependent DNA helicase, producing MMNMRAMPVALPYLEEAQQGLVRHFGLSQFRPGQDQVISSVLSGRNTVVVMPTGAGKSLCYQLPATLLPGLTLVVSPLIALMKDQVEQLTARGIPATFINSSLSDLERAERMRKLRAHEYKLLYVAPERFRSQSFLETVSALGVDLLAVDEAHCISQWGHDFRPDYALLGQVRKRLRPPRTVALTATATPEVRADIVRVLLMKDPQEFAMGFDRPNLFLGKQEVGGDADRHEACARLASTGGSGIVYCSTRRAAEGIFSELHGRGVKAVLYHAGMDDDARRRAQDTFMSAKEAVAVATNAFGMGIDKPDIRFVGHANIPRAVEAYYQEIGRAGRDGQAARAVLLFNHSDVFTQERLIQSSHPAEAIFGDVWNVLQSVEEFERGVHALAGTVNASEFEVSAALRILEREGKVERGGRGEGEHGITLLEKAASAQPHSPDAQRLLKSLLETFPVGRQVTTELPILARRIGLSVDEVRHALGLLEKAHVAKVRRPFAGRSIRALERVPFRELGLDLSRVREQERQNLALLRRMTEYAYTDRDKKCRRSAILRYFGQRDTHASCGNCDVCTPEKMPTLLAHGPTASRVRGPGSAAAPVVTNYSELASTELRRWRKELAKDLGVAPFIIFNDATLLGLSAALPVDREGFLAVKGTGESRWERFGPKVVEICLMARAAGHEPQAMPDAAVRARKPTIRRRS from the coding sequence ATGATGAACATGCGCGCGATGCCGGTGGCCCTGCCCTACCTCGAGGAAGCACAGCAGGGGCTGGTCCGCCACTTCGGCCTGTCCCAGTTCCGGCCGGGGCAGGACCAGGTCATCTCGTCCGTCTTGAGCGGCCGCAACACGGTGGTGGTGATGCCCACCGGCGCGGGCAAGAGCCTGTGTTACCAGCTGCCCGCCACGCTGCTGCCGGGGCTGACACTGGTGGTGTCGCCGCTGATTGCCCTGATGAAGGACCAGGTGGAGCAGCTCACCGCGCGCGGCATTCCGGCGACCTTCATCAACTCATCGCTGTCCGACCTGGAGCGCGCGGAGCGGATGCGCAAGCTGCGCGCGCATGAGTACAAGCTGCTCTACGTGGCGCCCGAGCGCTTCCGCAGCCAGAGCTTCCTGGAGACGGTGTCCGCGCTGGGCGTGGACCTGCTCGCCGTGGACGAGGCGCACTGCATCTCCCAGTGGGGGCACGACTTCAGGCCGGACTACGCGCTGCTCGGACAGGTGCGAAAGCGGCTGCGTCCGCCGCGCACGGTGGCGCTCACCGCCACGGCCACGCCGGAGGTCCGCGCGGACATCGTGCGCGTGCTGCTGATGAAGGACCCGCAGGAATTCGCCATGGGCTTCGACCGCCCCAACCTCTTCCTGGGCAAGCAGGAGGTGGGCGGCGACGCGGACCGGCACGAGGCCTGTGCACGGCTGGCGTCCACGGGCGGGAGCGGCATCGTGTACTGCTCCACGCGGCGCGCGGCAGAGGGCATCTTCTCCGAACTGCATGGGCGCGGGGTGAAGGCGGTGCTGTACCACGCGGGCATGGACGATGACGCCCGTCGCCGCGCCCAGGACACCTTCATGTCCGCGAAGGAAGCGGTGGCGGTGGCCACCAACGCCTTCGGCATGGGCATCGACAAGCCGGACATCCGCTTCGTGGGCCACGCCAACATCCCGCGGGCGGTGGAGGCGTACTACCAGGAGATTGGCCGCGCGGGCCGCGACGGACAGGCCGCGCGCGCGGTGCTGCTCTTCAACCACTCGGACGTCTTCACCCAGGAGCGGCTCATCCAGAGCAGCCACCCGGCCGAGGCCATCTTCGGGGACGTGTGGAACGTGCTCCAGTCGGTGGAGGAATTCGAGCGAGGCGTGCACGCGCTCGCGGGCACGGTGAACGCCAGCGAGTTCGAGGTCTCCGCGGCGCTGCGCATCCTCGAACGCGAGGGCAAGGTGGAGCGCGGTGGCCGAGGCGAGGGCGAGCACGGCATCACCCTGCTGGAGAAGGCCGCCTCGGCGCAGCCGCACTCGCCGGACGCACAGCGGCTGCTCAAGTCCTTGCTGGAGACGTTCCCCGTGGGCCGGCAGGTCACCACGGAGCTGCCCATCCTCGCGCGCCGCATCGGGCTGTCGGTGGACGAGGTCCGCCACGCGCTGGGCCTGTTGGAGAAGGCCCACGTGGCCAAGGTACGGCGCCCCTTCGCCGGCCGCTCCATTCGCGCGCTGGAGCGGGTGCCCTTCCGCGAGCTGGGGCTCGACCTGAGCCGCGTGCGGGAGCAGGAGCGGCAGAACCTGGCGCTGCTGCGCCGGATGACCGAGTACGCCTATACGGACCGGGACAAGAAGTGCCGGCGCTCGGCCATCCTCCGCTACTTCGGCCAACGCGACACCCACGCGTCGTGCGGCAACTGCGACGTATGCACGCCGGAGAAGATGCCCACGCTGCTGGCCCACGGGCCGACCGCATCGCGCGTCCGAGGCCCGGGCTCCGCGGCGGCGCCGGTGGTGACGAACTACAGCGAGCTGGCCTCCACGGAGCTGCGGCGCTGGCGCAAGGAGCTGGCGAAGGACCTGGGCGTTGCCCCGTTCATCATCTTCAACGACGCCACGCTGCTGGGCCTGTCCGCGGCGCTACCGGTGGACCGGGAGGGGTTCCTCGCGGTGAAGGGCACCGGGGAGAGCCGCTGGGAGCGCTTTGGCCCCAAGGTGGTGGAAATCTGCCTGATGGCGCGCGCCGCGGGCCACGAGCCCCAGGCCATGCCGGACGCCGCGGTGCGCGCGCGCAAGCCCACGATTCGTCGCCGGAGCTGA
- a CDS encoding DUF3006 domain-containing protein, with protein sequence MVGMVGLWGAVQVELLEDVRAQVVRLDTGQACTVERASLPKGAREGDVVVDGRLEPGQTEARRQDVARMRTRLAVPVPPGLDL encoded by the coding sequence ATGGTGGGCATGGTGGGGCTGTGGGGAGCGGTGCAGGTGGAGCTGCTGGAGGACGTCCGGGCGCAAGTGGTGCGCCTGGACACCGGACAGGCATGCACGGTGGAGCGCGCGTCGCTCCCCAAGGGCGCGCGCGAGGGTGACGTCGTGGTGGATGGCCGGCTGGAGCCAGGGCAAACGGAGGCGCGGCGGCAGGACGTCGCGCGGATGCGAACGCGGCTGGCTGTTCCGGTTCCACCAGGGCTCGACCTGTGA
- the radC gene encoding RadC family protein codes for MEQAAAGAAWAGEGSVRARGVGGAEESRERLFRLGAAALTDPELLCVVWSSGPRAPGAWEVAGALLSEGGGLKGLVQQEPLALSLRPGVGPVRAAQALAALELGRRSQRAGERRPRLRTPKEIAAYLAPVLGALRREVFHVLCFNARNVLVHDARVAEGTMNTCPVDPREVFAAALTSRATSIVLAHNHPSGDPEPSVQDLGLTRHLVAGAQLLNIKVLDHVVMGDGGYVSMLERGLMPDEAREKRRAWSANGGGG; via the coding sequence ATGGAGCAGGCGGCGGCGGGAGCGGCGTGGGCGGGCGAAGGGTCGGTGAGGGCGCGAGGGGTGGGAGGCGCGGAGGAGTCGCGGGAGCGCCTCTTCCGGTTGGGGGCGGCGGCACTCACCGACCCGGAGCTGTTGTGCGTGGTGTGGAGCTCCGGGCCTCGCGCGCCTGGAGCGTGGGAGGTGGCGGGGGCGCTGCTGTCGGAGGGCGGTGGGCTGAAGGGACTGGTGCAGCAGGAGCCCCTGGCGCTGAGTCTGCGGCCCGGCGTGGGGCCTGTCCGGGCGGCGCAGGCGCTGGCCGCCCTGGAGCTGGGCCGCCGCTCGCAGCGTGCCGGGGAGCGCAGGCCCAGGCTGCGCACGCCGAAGGAGATTGCGGCGTACCTGGCGCCGGTGCTGGGGGCGCTGCGGCGCGAGGTGTTCCACGTCCTGTGCTTCAACGCGCGCAACGTGCTGGTGCATGACGCGCGCGTGGCGGAGGGCACCATGAACACCTGCCCGGTGGACCCACGGGAGGTGTTCGCCGCGGCGCTCACGTCCCGCGCCACGTCCATCGTGCTGGCGCACAACCACCCTTCGGGGGACCCGGAGCCCAGCGTCCAGGACCTGGGCCTGACGCGTCATCTGGTCGCGGGGGCGCAGCTGCTCAACATCAAGGTGCTGGACCACGTGGTGATGGGAGACGGCGGCTACGTGTCGATGCTGGAGCGCGGGCTGATGCCGGACGAGGCACGGGAGAAACGGCGAGCGTGGAGCGCGAATGGAGGCGGCGGATGA
- a CDS encoding Crp/Fnr family transcriptional regulator, producing MDAAVLKKVALFEGLTQGQLAKVAQIGHSRTYPAGAFLFREGETGQEMFVIAEGKVRISKSVPGIGEEALAILEPGQYFGEMAVIEDSPRSADAIAHVSCSVWVIERSRLDQLMFTDKDLAYVLLWTFVRTLSERLRETNEKIKGFFALSRF from the coding sequence ATGGATGCCGCCGTCCTCAAGAAGGTTGCGCTGTTCGAGGGTTTGACCCAGGGACAGCTCGCCAAGGTCGCCCAGATTGGTCACTCCCGGACCTACCCGGCGGGCGCCTTTCTGTTTCGTGAGGGGGAAACCGGCCAGGAGATGTTCGTAATCGCCGAGGGCAAGGTCCGCATCTCCAAGTCCGTGCCCGGCATCGGCGAGGAGGCGCTCGCCATCCTGGAGCCCGGCCAGTATTTCGGTGAGATGGCGGTCATCGAGGATTCGCCGCGCTCGGCGGACGCCATTGCCCATGTGAGCTGCTCCGTCTGGGTCATCGAGCGCTCCCGGTTGGACCAGCTGATGTTCACCGACAAGGACCTGGCGTACGTGCTGCTCTGGACCTTCGTCCGCACGCTGAGCGAACGGCTCCGCGAGACGAATGAGAAGATCAAGGGCTTCTTCGCCCTCTCCCGCTTCTGA
- the trxB gene encoding thioredoxin-disulfide reductase: MVEEKINKVTIIGSGPAGYTAAIYAARANLQPVVFAGGPTLEHPQRVPGGQLMVTTDVENYPGFPEAITGPELMERFQKQAERFGTTIHMENVVKVDFSQRPFLIQGESVSCRSETVIISTGATAKWLGVKGEDTYKNRGVSACATCDGAFFKKQDVLVVGGGDTAMEEATYLAKIVNHVTLIHRRDTLRASKVMQERARQNPKISFMWDSAVEEVLGDAKGMNGAVVRNLKTGDSQQVKATGLFVAIGHTPNTELFQGVLETHQGGYLKTVPGSTRTNIEGVFACGDVQDHYYRQAITAAGTGCMAAIDAERWLIEHGE; the protein is encoded by the coding sequence GTGGTGGAGGAGAAGATCAACAAGGTGACCATCATCGGCTCGGGGCCCGCGGGCTACACCGCGGCCATCTACGCCGCGCGTGCCAACCTGCAGCCGGTGGTGTTCGCCGGGGGCCCCACCCTGGAGCACCCGCAGCGGGTGCCGGGCGGCCAGCTCATGGTGACCACCGACGTGGAGAACTACCCGGGCTTTCCGGAGGCCATCACCGGCCCGGAGCTGATGGAGCGCTTCCAGAAGCAGGCGGAGCGTTTCGGCACCACCATCCACATGGAGAACGTGGTGAAGGTGGACTTCTCCCAGCGCCCCTTCCTCATCCAGGGGGAGAGCGTCAGCTGCCGCTCGGAGACGGTCATCATCTCCACCGGCGCCACCGCCAAGTGGCTGGGCGTCAAGGGCGAGGACACCTACAAGAACCGCGGCGTCTCCGCGTGCGCCACCTGCGACGGTGCCTTCTTCAAGAAGCAGGACGTGCTGGTGGTGGGCGGCGGTGACACGGCGATGGAGGAGGCGACGTACCTGGCGAAAATCGTCAACCACGTCACCCTCATCCACCGCCGCGACACGCTGCGCGCCTCCAAGGTGATGCAGGAGCGCGCCCGCCAGAATCCGAAAATCTCCTTCATGTGGGACTCCGCGGTGGAGGAGGTCCTCGGCGACGCGAAGGGGATGAATGGCGCGGTGGTGCGCAACCTGAAGACGGGTGACAGCCAGCAGGTGAAGGCGACTGGCCTGTTCGTGGCCATTGGCCATACGCCCAACACGGAGCTGTTCCAGGGCGTGCTGGAGACGCACCAGGGCGGCTACCTCAAGACGGTGCCGGGCTCCACGCGCACCAACATCGAGGGCGTGTTCGCCTGCGGCGACGTGCAGGACCACTACTACCGTCAGGCCATCACCGCGGCGGGCACGGGCTGCATGGCCGCCATCGACGCGGAGCGCTGGCTCATCGAGCACGGCGAGTAG
- a CDS encoding trans-sulfuration enzyme family protein produces the protein MSSKQKTVAVHAGTRLAGSKAVPVSPPIYPAAVNWFDSSDDLDSALDGKDYAYARISAPNTTLLEEAVAALEGAEDCVAYASGMAALRSAFEAQGFRAGDTLVMPADGYGVTRALYKSLCATLGVELHAFLMTDPEVPERIRALRPRMVLAESISNPLLRVPDLRVLARACQDVGATFVVDGTFPSPVGQRALALGADYAVQSTSKWLNGHSDALGGTVSASRERMAPLRAARVLAGDVLGPFEAWLTLRGLRTLPVRMKAHVEHAAHVAQRLAESPLLERVIYPGLTSHPDHATAQALLLGGGPMVAFEIKGAGRPESMRFLEALKVGRPGPSLGDVCTLVMHAASASARRLTPEEREAAGIRENLIRVSVGLEDPDDIVEDLLAAVAQGVRR, from the coding sequence ATGAGCTCGAAGCAGAAGACGGTGGCGGTGCACGCCGGGACGCGGCTGGCTGGAAGCAAGGCGGTGCCGGTGTCGCCGCCCATCTACCCGGCGGCGGTGAACTGGTTCGACAGCAGCGATGACCTGGACAGCGCCCTGGACGGGAAGGACTACGCCTACGCCCGCATCAGCGCGCCCAACACGACGTTGCTGGAGGAGGCGGTGGCCGCGCTGGAAGGCGCCGAGGACTGCGTGGCCTACGCCAGCGGCATGGCCGCGCTGCGCTCCGCCTTTGAGGCCCAGGGCTTCCGGGCCGGTGACACGCTGGTGATGCCGGCGGATGGCTACGGCGTCACGCGCGCGCTGTACAAGAGCCTGTGCGCCACGCTGGGCGTGGAGCTGCACGCGTTCCTGATGACGGACCCCGAGGTGCCCGAGCGCATCCGAGCGCTGAGGCCGCGCATGGTGCTGGCGGAGAGCATCTCCAACCCGCTGCTGCGCGTGCCCGACCTGCGCGTGCTGGCGCGGGCCTGCCAGGACGTGGGCGCGACGTTCGTGGTGGATGGCACCTTCCCGTCGCCCGTGGGGCAGCGCGCGTTGGCGCTGGGCGCGGACTACGCGGTGCAGTCCACCAGCAAGTGGCTCAACGGGCACAGCGACGCGCTGGGCGGCACGGTGAGCGCCTCACGTGAGCGGATGGCGCCACTGCGCGCCGCGCGGGTGCTGGCGGGTGACGTGCTGGGGCCCTTCGAGGCGTGGCTCACCCTGCGCGGCCTGCGCACGCTACCGGTGCGCATGAAGGCGCATGTCGAGCACGCGGCGCACGTGGCGCAGCGCCTCGCGGAGTCGCCCCTGTTGGAGCGGGTCATCTACCCGGGGCTGACTTCGCACCCGGACCACGCCACCGCGCAGGCGCTGCTACTGGGCGGCGGCCCCATGGTGGCCTTTGAAATCAAGGGCGCGGGGCGGCCGGAGAGCATGCGCTTCCTGGAGGCGCTGAAGGTGGGGCGGCCCGGTCCTTCGCTGGGGGATGTGTGCACGCTGGTGATGCACGCGGCCAGCGCCAGCGCGCGCCGGCTCACACCGGAGGAGCGGGAGGCCGCGGGCATCCGGGAGAATCTCATCCGCGTCTCCGTGGGGTTGGAGGACCCGGACGACATCGTGGAGGACCTGCTCGCCGCGGTGGCCCAGGGGGTGCGCCGATGA
- the moaC gene encoding cyclic pyranopterin monophosphate synthase MoaC: MKMVDVGEKPKTGRVAVATALLRMLPDTRERILAGKVEKGDVLAAARLAGIMAAKRTPDFVPLCHPIALSGVEVTLAPEDAGLRVRVQVKTVDRTGVEMEALTAACAAALTVYDMCKSVDRGMVLDAVQLEHKSGGRSGTWQREEATPAEAAAPRRRTRAKKAR, from the coding sequence ATGAAGATGGTGGACGTGGGGGAGAAGCCGAAGACGGGCCGCGTGGCCGTGGCCACCGCGCTGCTGCGGATGTTGCCCGACACGCGCGAGCGCATCCTGGCGGGGAAGGTGGAGAAGGGGGACGTGCTGGCCGCGGCGAGGCTCGCCGGCATCATGGCCGCCAAGCGCACGCCGGACTTCGTTCCGCTCTGTCACCCCATCGCGCTCTCGGGCGTGGAGGTGACGCTGGCGCCGGAGGACGCGGGGCTTCGGGTCCGCGTGCAGGTGAAGACGGTGGACCGCACCGGCGTGGAGATGGAGGCCCTCACCGCGGCCTGCGCGGCGGCGCTGACCGTCTATGACATGTGCAAGAGCGTGGACCGCGGCATGGTGCTGGACGCGGTGCAGTTGGAGCACAAGTCGGGCGGGCGCTCCGGCACGTGGCAGCGGGAGGAGGCCACGCCGGCCGAGGCGGCTGCGCCGCGACGCCGGACGCGCGCGAAGAAGGCCCGCTGA
- a CDS encoding NUDIX hydrolase, translating to MAREVKPWRRLRRGLEHDFSVARVREDWWADPRTGHEHPRVRVDCADWVNVIAVTPDAQLVLVRQFRFGVEASTLELPGGIVEPGEAPERAAARELEEETGYVPGRLVPVGQVHPNPAFQGNVCFNFLALDCVKRHEGRQDAGEDIAVELHPRADLPRLILEGHISHSLVVAAFFQERLLSESK from the coding sequence GTGGCTCGAGAGGTGAAGCCCTGGCGCCGGCTGCGGCGAGGGCTGGAGCATGACTTCAGCGTCGCCCGGGTGCGCGAGGACTGGTGGGCGGACCCGCGCACGGGCCACGAACACCCGCGCGTGCGGGTCGACTGCGCGGACTGGGTGAACGTCATCGCGGTGACGCCGGACGCGCAGCTCGTGCTGGTGCGGCAGTTCCGCTTCGGCGTCGAGGCATCCACACTGGAGCTCCCCGGTGGAATCGTGGAGCCGGGCGAAGCGCCGGAGCGGGCCGCGGCGCGCGAGCTGGAGGAGGAGACAGGCTACGTGCCGGGCCGCCTGGTGCCGGTGGGCCAGGTGCACCCCAACCCCGCGTTCCAGGGCAACGTGTGCTTCAACTTCCTCGCGCTCGACTGCGTGAAGCGGCACGAGGGGCGGCAGGACGCGGGCGAGGACATCGCCGTGGAGCTGCACCCGCGCGCCGACCTGCCGCGCCTCATCCTGGAAGGACACATCTCCCACTCGCTGGTGGTGGCGGCCTTCTTCCAGGAGCGCCTGCTCAGCGAGTCGAAGTAG
- a CDS encoding SirB1 family protein encodes MARERLVSALAAEPPRLDLAALAIATLDKPLLDAPGCLHMLDVLACRVQVEAERLSEKGEVLAPLRALRHVLADIEGFRGNEDDYHSPENSFLDQVLERKLGLPITLSVVYLEVARRAGISLYGVPFPGHFLVAHDAGDHKLVMDPFHQGDILTEHGCEELLKRVAPQLKFDRNMLAPAPVELITYRMLSNLRRVYLGREDCERGLAVVDLLLLLAPDHPGELRTRAALLSNLGAYRAALKDVERCLELSPDAPDRDRLEMTARELRERAALLN; translated from the coding sequence TTGGCGCGGGAGCGTCTGGTGTCGGCCCTGGCCGCGGAGCCCCCGCGGCTGGACCTGGCGGCGCTGGCCATCGCCACGCTGGACAAGCCCCTGCTGGACGCCCCGGGGTGCCTGCACATGCTGGACGTGCTCGCGTGCCGGGTGCAGGTGGAGGCGGAGCGGCTGAGCGAGAAGGGCGAGGTCCTGGCGCCGCTGCGCGCCTTGCGCCACGTGCTGGCGGACATCGAGGGCTTCCGCGGCAACGAGGACGACTACCACTCCCCGGAGAACAGCTTCCTGGACCAGGTGCTGGAGCGGAAGCTGGGGCTGCCGATTACGTTGTCCGTCGTCTACCTGGAGGTGGCGCGTCGCGCGGGCATCTCCCTGTACGGCGTCCCCTTCCCCGGCCACTTCCTGGTGGCCCACGACGCGGGAGACCACAAGCTGGTCATGGACCCGTTCCATCAAGGGGACATCCTCACCGAGCACGGCTGCGAGGAGCTGCTCAAGCGCGTGGCGCCGCAGCTCAAGTTCGACCGCAACATGCTGGCGCCCGCGCCGGTGGAGCTCATTACGTACCGGATGCTGTCCAACCTGCGGCGCGTGTACCTGGGCAGAGAGGACTGTGAGCGCGGGCTGGCGGTGGTGGACCTGCTGCTGCTCCTGGCGCCGGACCACCCGGGCGAGCTGCGCACCCGTGCCGCGCTGCTCAGCAACCTGGGGGCATACCGCGCGGCGCTGAAGGACGTGGAGCGCTGCCTGGAGCTTTCGCCCGATGCCCCCGACCGCGACCGGCTGGAGATGACGGCCCGCGAGCTTCGGGAGCGCGCCGCGCTGCTCAACTGA
- a CDS encoding YiiX/YebB-like N1pC/P60 family cysteine hydrolase has translation MSAAPLLLAWLTLASTPAAAPPPIHDVFALDEAAFVAQAQTDLALLERHVRGLRGLQEAVKQSRAVYLQKQSVPYTPDQKQLLLSTWAAFFDYFVSVEVIRQRYWDFVKVPAHAHPKKHAWGFLLTHGALTTALAHGLTYAELTLGKKQLEVLLDEPAPEYGLPARAFARFKDKAIHVSTSTQLLTGDGYKEQLRPLLVKAGALDAPRVPWLLQEMKHNSKVAKGLLTRRGATLFAKATADLTADTAQRAFFPVQRAVAEWMGDTRVRRVGQPLISREQALSLLEKMEPGDIVVARQNWYLSNIGLPGFWPHAELFIGTPAQLGAYFDEDADVKAWVATLPGAPASLTQHLARAFPAKWAEYTGNDAHGDPLRIIESISEGVSFTGLEHGLRVDYLGVMRPRLSRLEKARAIVRAFTFHGRPYDFDFDFFSDQTLVCTELVWKSYAPAGDMTGLRIPLVSVAGRRTLPANELVRLFDAEYGREDRQLDFVAFLDGREAEGNAREADATAFRYSYRRAKWDIAQE, from the coding sequence ATGTCCGCCGCGCCCCTGCTGCTTGCCTGGCTCACGCTCGCCAGTACGCCCGCCGCCGCCCCGCCGCCCATCCATGACGTCTTCGCCCTGGACGAAGCGGCCTTCGTCGCCCAGGCACAGACGGACCTCGCGCTGTTGGAGCGCCACGTCCGGGGCCTGCGTGGGCTGCAGGAGGCCGTGAAGCAGTCGCGCGCCGTGTACCTGCAGAAGCAGAGCGTGCCGTACACGCCGGACCAGAAGCAGTTGCTGCTCAGCACCTGGGCGGCCTTCTTCGACTACTTCGTGTCCGTGGAGGTCATCCGCCAGCGCTACTGGGACTTCGTGAAGGTGCCCGCCCACGCGCATCCGAAGAAGCACGCCTGGGGCTTCCTCCTCACCCACGGCGCGCTCACCACGGCGCTGGCCCACGGCCTCACCTACGCGGAGCTCACCCTGGGCAAGAAGCAGCTCGAGGTGCTGCTGGACGAGCCCGCGCCCGAGTACGGCCTGCCCGCGCGCGCCTTCGCCCGGTTCAAGGACAAGGCCATCCACGTCTCCACCAGCACCCAGCTGCTCACGGGGGATGGATACAAGGAACAGCTCCGCCCGCTGCTGGTGAAGGCCGGCGCGCTGGACGCCCCGCGCGTGCCCTGGCTGCTGCAGGAGATGAAGCACAACAGCAAGGTGGCGAAGGGACTGCTCACCCGGCGCGGCGCCACGCTCTTCGCCAAGGCCACGGCGGACCTGACGGCGGACACCGCGCAGCGCGCCTTCTTCCCCGTGCAGCGCGCGGTGGCCGAATGGATGGGCGACACCCGCGTGCGGCGCGTGGGCCAGCCGCTCATCTCCCGCGAGCAGGCCCTGTCCCTGCTGGAGAAGATGGAGCCCGGCGACATCGTGGTGGCCCGGCAGAACTGGTACCTCTCCAACATCGGCCTGCCGGGATTCTGGCCACACGCGGAGCTCTTCATCGGCACGCCCGCCCAGCTCGGCGCGTACTTCGACGAGGACGCGGACGTGAAGGCCTGGGTGGCCACCCTCCCCGGCGCACCGGCCTCACTCACCCAGCACCTGGCGCGCGCCTTCCCCGCCAAGTGGGCCGAATACACCGGCAACGACGCGCACGGCGACCCCCTGCGCATCATCGAATCCATCAGCGAAGGCGTGTCCTTCACCGGCCTGGAGCACGGCCTGCGCGTGGACTACCTGGGCGTCATGCGCCCGCGCCTGTCCCGCCTGGAGAAGGCCCGCGCCATCGTGCGCGCCTTCACCTTCCATGGCCGCCCGTATGACTTCGACTTCGACTTCTTCTCCGACCAGACGCTCGTGTGCACGGAGCTGGTGTGGAAGTCCTACGCTCCCGCGGGCGACATGACGGGCCTGCGCATCCCCCTGGTCAGCGTGGCCGGCCGCCGCACCCTGCCCGCCAACGAGCTGGTCCGCCTCTTCGACGCGGAATACGGGCGCGAGGACCGGCAGCTGGACTTCGTGGCCTTCCTGGATGGCCGGGAGGCGGAAGGCAACGCCAGGGAGGCGGACGCCACCGCTTTCCGTTACAGCTACCGCCGTGCCAAGTGGGACATCGCCCAGGAGTAG
- a CDS encoding DUF2795 domain-containing protein, whose translation MAYGLAEDPALSITPHLDAVEYPVEREQLAAAAADAGAPPDVINLFKCLPRREYATREAVQRDLSEASRRSALGGSRDDDDGVNRDRRNIGRDAVEDAPDGQTRHP comes from the coding sequence ATGGCTTATGGACTCGCGGAGGATCCAGCGCTCTCCATCACCCCGCACCTCGACGCGGTGGAGTACCCCGTCGAACGGGAGCAACTGGCGGCGGCTGCCGCTGACGCAGGCGCCCCCCCCGACGTCATCAACCTCTTCAAGTGCCTGCCGCGCCGCGAGTACGCCACCCGCGAGGCCGTGCAGCGGGACCTCTCCGAGGCGTCCCGTCGCTCCGCCCTGGGGGGCTCGAGGGACGACGATGACGGGGTGAACCGGGACCGCCGCAACATCGGGCGGGACGCGGTGGAGGATGCACCGGACGGCCAGACGCGTCATCCGTGA
- a CDS encoding CoA-binding protein codes for MSWEQNLIEDEAGVERVVKSARRVAVLGIKTEQQSGQPAYYVPDYLARSGVEVVPVPVYYPDVTHILGKPVFRRLTDVPGDLDLVDVFRRPQDIDGHVDELIAKKPKAVWFQSGIRNDAAAEKLAKAGIQVVQDRCLMVDHRRYGGR; via the coding sequence ATGAGCTGGGAGCAGAACCTCATCGAGGACGAAGCGGGTGTGGAGCGCGTGGTGAAGAGCGCCCGGCGGGTGGCGGTGCTGGGCATCAAGACGGAGCAGCAGTCAGGGCAGCCGGCCTACTACGTGCCGGACTACCTGGCGCGCTCGGGCGTGGAGGTGGTGCCCGTGCCCGTCTACTACCCGGACGTGACACACATCCTGGGCAAGCCGGTGTTCCGGCGGCTGACGGATGTGCCCGGCGACCTGGACCTGGTGGACGTGTTCCGCCGGCCGCAGGACATCGACGGGCACGTGGACGAGCTCATCGCCAAGAAGCCGAAGGCGGTGTGGTTCCAGTCCGGCATCCGCAACGACGCCGCGGCGGAGAAGCTGGCGAAGGCGGGCATCCAGGTGGTGCAGGACCGCTGCCTGATGGTGGACCACCGCCGCTACGGCGGGCGGTAG